Proteins co-encoded in one Luteolibacter sp. Y139 genomic window:
- a CDS encoding DoxX family protein has product MASRKSNEIAPWVALALRVALGGYFAWSGWEKVFHTGLAEFTRAVGNYRIVYAPWDAVVAYTIPWVEMVVGACLILGLWKRGALWALAGLVAFFAIGVGHAWSKGLNIACGCHGNADGSPMNYTMKFVEFGGYWLAILIIWWIGRRGNGHVFGGTKMKLPG; this is encoded by the coding sequence GTGGCATCCCGTAAATCCAACGAAATCGCCCCTTGGGTCGCGCTCGCCTTGCGCGTCGCGCTGGGGGGATATTTCGCGTGGAGCGGGTGGGAGAAGGTGTTCCACACGGGGCTGGCGGAGTTCACGCGGGCGGTGGGGAACTACCGCATCGTCTATGCGCCGTGGGATGCGGTGGTCGCCTACACGATCCCGTGGGTGGAGATGGTGGTGGGGGCCTGCCTGATTCTGGGGCTGTGGAAGCGCGGGGCGCTGTGGGCCTTGGCGGGACTGGTGGCGTTTTTTGCGATCGGCGTCGGCCATGCGTGGAGCAAGGGGCTGAACATCGCCTGCGGCTGCCACGGGAACGCGGATGGCTCGCCGATGAACTACACGATGAAATTCGTGGAATTCGGCGGCTACTGGCTGGCGATCCTGATCATCTGGTGGATCGGCCGGCGGGGGAATGGCCACGTTTTCGGCGGGACGAAGATGAAGCTGCCGGG